The following proteins are co-located in the Desulfoscipio sp. XC116 genome:
- a CDS encoding SPOCS domain-containing protein: protein MVAAQTTVKETITVNQVVSENSQQTVVRGTFMIPDPKPDVEQIISIDKTASVKKTRLLPDKVVVEGRLILQIVYVAFEPDQSVHHMHGQVPFTAYVDLPGALPDMDVRVDAFVEDVKLNPSSRDVRQYDVIAVLNVSAKVTETREVEVLTQAPDDMNADYDVIHIDDVIGRESAQVIISEDFDEPDEKPEPAKILDVDSIAMVTDARIVADKVIVDGELTLQIMYVGAVPEQSVHDMHKTIYFTDFVEVPGADPEMDVIVDAFVEDCDVEIKGDPFFSASCVIRLDARVTEPREVRVVTECAGATVETLELNVEHIIGEDSSQVVVRETVETPDPKPCPEKVLNVSIDELKVTETKIIKNKVITKGYVDIKIIYVSAKPDQAVHAMHQRLNFRTFVEIKGAADGMDVVVKPMVEYINAEAENCDVNVEAVIKVRVRVTETMRRSVCSGIVEEEEEPTEECPVGQVIDYTVKSGDTLYQLAQRYSTSVNRILAENPGIDPNNLRVGQVIRIPCGAKG, encoded by the coding sequence ATGGTTGCTGCCCAGACAACTGTTAAGGAAACTATTACCGTAAACCAGGTGGTGAGCGAGAATTCCCAGCAAACTGTGGTACGCGGGACCTTCATGATACCTGACCCCAAACCGGATGTGGAACAGATTATCTCAATAGATAAGACGGCCAGCGTCAAAAAGACCAGACTTTTACCTGATAAAGTAGTGGTCGAGGGAAGACTCATTTTGCAAATCGTATACGTGGCCTTCGAACCGGATCAATCCGTCCACCATATGCACGGGCAGGTTCCTTTTACCGCCTACGTAGACTTGCCGGGTGCGCTGCCCGACATGGATGTAAGAGTGGATGCCTTTGTCGAGGATGTTAAACTTAATCCCAGCAGCAGGGATGTTCGGCAGTATGATGTGATAGCGGTACTGAATGTATCGGCTAAGGTGACTGAAACCAGGGAAGTCGAGGTGCTAACGCAGGCGCCGGATGACATGAACGCCGATTATGACGTGATTCACATTGATGACGTGATAGGCCGGGAATCCGCCCAGGTGATTATAAGCGAGGATTTTGACGAACCGGATGAGAAGCCGGAGCCGGCAAAAATACTGGATGTGGATTCCATCGCCATGGTTACGGATGCCCGTATTGTAGCAGACAAAGTGATAGTTGACGGTGAATTAACACTGCAGATTATGTATGTAGGCGCAGTGCCGGAACAGTCCGTGCATGATATGCACAAAACCATCTACTTTACTGATTTTGTTGAAGTGCCCGGGGCCGACCCGGAAATGGATGTGATTGTGGATGCTTTTGTGGAAGACTGCGATGTCGAGATTAAAGGTGATCCATTTTTCAGCGCGAGTTGTGTGATTAGGCTTGATGCCCGGGTTACCGAGCCCCGAGAGGTCAGGGTCGTTACCGAATGCGCCGGTGCTACGGTGGAAACTCTTGAGTTAAATGTTGAACATATCATTGGCGAGGACTCTTCCCAGGTAGTGGTGCGGGAAACCGTTGAAACTCCTGATCCCAAGCCGTGCCCGGAAAAGGTGCTCAATGTATCCATAGATGAACTTAAAGTAACTGAAACAAAAATCATTAAGAACAAGGTAATCACCAAGGGCTATGTGGATATCAAGATTATTTACGTCTCTGCCAAGCCTGATCAGGCTGTGCACGCCATGCATCAGCGCCTCAATTTCCGCACCTTTGTGGAAATTAAAGGGGCCGCCGACGGCATGGATGTGGTTGTCAAGCCGATGGTGGAATATATCAATGCCGAGGCCGAGAATTGCGACGTTAATGTCGAGGCGGTTATCAAGGTCAGGGTCCGGGTTACAGAAACGATGCGCCGGTCCGTGTGTTCCGGCATTGTGGAAGAGGAAGAAGAACCTACTGAAGAGTGTCCCGTTGGCCAGGTAATTGATTACACTGTTAAATCCGGCGATACGCTTTATCAGTTGGCCCAGCGCTACAGTACCAGCGTAAATAGAATATTGGCCGAAAACCCGGGGATAGATCCCAATAATTTGCGGGTCGGTCAGGTCATCAGGATTCCCTGTGGGGCTAAGGGCTAA
- a CDS encoding DUF4276 family protein, whose amino-acid sequence MSKIVFMLEEPSMKELLDKLLPQLLPQGVDFMTVPHEGKQDLERSIRRKLRAWNEPGVRFIIVRDQDGGNCFRIKGDLLNICKLAGRPDSVIRIVCNELESWFLGDLVAVAAAYDKPRIARLQGKRKYRNPDNVTNAAEELKKLVPEYQKLQGARRIANHIDRDRNISNSFRVFLEGVLRVANSN is encoded by the coding sequence ATGAGTAAAATTGTTTTTATGTTGGAAGAGCCCTCAATGAAAGAATTGCTGGATAAGTTACTGCCACAACTGCTTCCGCAGGGGGTGGACTTTATGACGGTTCCACATGAGGGAAAGCAGGATTTGGAAAGATCTATCCGCCGCAAGCTGCGCGCATGGAATGAGCCTGGAGTGCGCTTTATCATTGTACGTGACCAGGATGGTGGGAATTGTTTTAGAATAAAAGGTGATCTCCTAAATATTTGTAAACTGGCCGGCAGGCCAGATTCCGTAATTCGCATTGTTTGCAACGAATTGGAATCATGGTTTCTGGGGGATTTAGTTGCGGTTGCTGCTGCTTATGATAAACCCCGGATTGCAAGGTTGCAGGGAAAAAGAAAATATCGTAATCCTGATAATGTTACCAACGCGGCAGAGGAATTAAAAAAACTGGTCCCAGAATATCAGAAGCTTCAAGGAGCCAGGAGAATCGCAAACCACATTGATAGAGACAGAAATATATCAAATAGTTTTCGCGTATTTTTAGAAGGGGTTTTACGGGTAGCTAATAGTAATTAA